The Litoribacterium kuwaitense DNA window ATTGCTTTGCGCTTGTTGAAAATACATTTCCTTGGCAAGGAGTTGGTTGATAAATGCCCAATCTGCCTCACTGTATCGTTGATCGTTCCTGATATCACGACGTTCTAAAAAAGCAAAAACATGATCAAATGTTTGGCCTGCCTCTGCACGGGTTATCCGATTCAGCTCTTCGGTATCCCTTTGCAAGCCACCCTGAAGCTGCGCTAAAGACGTACTTGTGATATTCACACCATATTGTTCGACCACAGCATTGACAGTCTCTGCCTCAGAACGATCTTGCGCCGCACTGATGATGAGAAACATGTTGTACGCAATAAAGATCGCCATGAGGGCGAGAAAGATAGGTGACTTGATCACTTTTTTACATTCATGCCAAATCACTCTCATAAGACGCCCGCTTTAACATCATCTCGATATTCATATAAAAACACATCTTCTAACGTAGGGACCTGTGGGGACCAATCGGGTTCTGCCACGCCCGTATGGATGAAACGCACCCGAAAGCGGTCACGCTCCTGTTTTTCTGCGACAATGACGTATTTCGCCCGAAAACCTGTCAGTTCATCGTGGCAAATTAACGTTTCATACACAGAGCCCTCTAACGATTCACAAATCTTGTCTACTGTGTTTTTATAATGAATACGTTTGTCTTTAATCATAATGATCTCATTTGCAATCGATTCAATATCGGAAACAATATGCGTTGAAATCAGGACGAGACGATCCCTTGCAAGCTCCGAAAGCAAATGCCGAAACCTAGCCCGTTCTTTTGGGTCCAAACCTGCAGTCGGCTCATCTAAAATGAGGATTTTCGGGTCATTTAACAAGGCTTGGGCAATGCCAACCCGTTGAATCATCCCACCGGAAAACTTCTTTATTTTCTTATCGGTGACGTCAGTTAAAGCGACTTTTTCCAAGATGTCAGGGATCAGTTGTGTTGCCTCACGCTTTGAAAGTCCTTTTAAAGCGGCTAAATAATGAAGATATTGCTTAGGCGAGTCATTTTTGTAATAGCCAAATTGCTGGGGCAGGTAGCCAAGTACATTCCGGTACGCTTCCCCCATAGAAAAGATGTCTTTTCCTTCATATAAAATGTCTCCTTCAGTCGGTGTGATCAACGTCGCCAGCATTTTAATAAAGGTCGTTTTTCCCGCGCCGTTTGGCGAGAGCAATCCGTAGACACCATGTCCGAATTCCACATTTAATTCTTTTAGCGCGCAAAAATCGCCATAATCTTTACGCACACCTTTCATCAATAACATCTCTACACCACTCCTTCTGCAGTTGAAAGTAATCGTAATCGGTTCAAATACAAGACGAAGCACCCAATGGCGCCACATAAAACCAAAGCATATACATATAATGGCAAGGCTAGCAAAACACTAACATAAAGAGGAGACACCCATGCTTTTAGGAACAAATGTCCTACAAACCATCCGCCGGTCACAATGATGGTCGCTACAAGCGCGTGTCTTTTCGTAAGTGCGTACAAAAACAGCACTGAGAATAGAAACAAACTTGTCATAGACAGCATAAAGGCTCGGAAAAACTGTATATCCGTCAAAGTCATGAGGACGAAGAGCATCACAATATTGAAGAGGATCGCCAGTATACTAAAAGAAAACATCCGAAAAGCAATCATTTGAAACACATTGTATTTACAAGTCATTTCGAGCTCATATGTCTCATTTACAATGAGCTGCGTATAGTTATACAGTGACAACACGATAAAAACAAATGGCGATAAGAGAAAGATGAACGCATAGATGTCCGTCTCCCCTCGAACAGTCATTGCCTGCACTAAAAATGAACCAGTAAGACACAACCCTATCAAAAGCAAGAACACCGATGTTAAACGGCCCAAAAACAGATACCTGAACCCAACCTGGTGATACATCGTCCACATCTGTGAAAGAAAAGAAGGTTGAGGAGTCATCCCTTTTGAAATAATATGTTCAATTTCTGTTCGCATTGTCTGCTCGTCGGGAATGGGAATGCGCAATTTCTCCTTAGTCATCATTGGCCTCCTTTAATGTTGCACGAATCCGGCGCAGCGCCGTATAATATTTTGTCTTTACAGTAGACTCAGGCATCGTTTCTAGTGCTGCGATCTCTTGAAAAGTGTACTCCCCAAATAATTTCAGACGAACGACCTGTTGCATATGAATGTCCATTTCATTGAGCAAATGATTGATCAGTGCCACATCCTCCTTATATTCAAGGGAAATTGTCATGTCTTTTTCCTCAACAATGTCTTCATCCTCTATTGGCGTCGTCAGCTGTCGATCGCGATAACTCCGGGAACGGTAATAATCGATCAGACGATGAGAAGCCAGCTTATACAACCACGTGCGAAACGACGCTTTATGAGCATCATAGTTTTTTAACGATTTCAACATGTTGATAAAGATTTCTTGTGTCAAATCACGAGACAACTCTTCATCTAACGTTTGCTTATATACGAAAGCAAACATTTCTTTGTAATATTTGGAGACAAGCCGATCGGCTGCGCGACGATCTCCTGATTTTTTAACTCGTTGAAGCCATTTCTGTTCACTATTCATAATTCACCCCGTGCTTGCTTGCTCTTCATCATCCTAACCATATATCCGTAAAGCATTTAAAAATAGTTTTAAAGAAGGCTACATTTTTTATGTGAAAATGATCATAAGAAAACCAGCCTCGACATCAAAGGCTGGTTCATTTCATCTGTTCACTTAAGATGATGCCGTTTCTTTCACCGGCTCAAGTTCTGCTTCTGGCTTATGTTGGACAAGTGCATGCTTCTCCCACACTCTGCTTTTCCAGCGGAAGAACATGAGGACAGCGCGCACCCACTCGTCCGCAGCAATGGCAAGCCAAACACCTGCTACACCTAAATCAAGGTGAAAGACGAAGAAATAACCTAAAGATAAGCT harbors:
- a CDS encoding ABC transporter ATP-binding protein; the encoded protein is MLLMKGVRKDYGDFCALKELNVEFGHGVYGLLSPNGAGKTTFIKMLATLITPTEGDILYEGKDIFSMGEAYRNVLGYLPQQFGYYKNDSPKQYLHYLAALKGLSKREATQLIPDILEKVALTDVTDKKIKKFSGGMIQRVGIAQALLNDPKILILDEPTAGLDPKERARFRHLLSELARDRLVLISTHIVSDIESIANEIIMIKDKRIHYKNTVDKICESLEGSVYETLICHDELTGFRAKYVIVAEKQERDRFRVRFIHTGVAEPDWSPQVPTLEDVFLYEYRDDVKAGVL
- a CDS encoding RNA polymerase sigma factor; translated protein: MNSEQKWLQRVKKSGDRRAADRLVSKYYKEMFAFVYKQTLDEELSRDLTQEIFINMLKSLKNYDAHKASFRTWLYKLASHRLIDYYRSRSYRDRQLTTPIEDEDIVEEKDMTISLEYKEDVALINHLLNEMDIHMQQVVRLKLFGEYTFQEIAALETMPESTVKTKYYTALRRIRATLKEANDD